One genomic window of Choloepus didactylus isolate mChoDid1 chromosome 27, mChoDid1.pri, whole genome shotgun sequence includes the following:
- the APOC4 gene encoding apolipoprotein C-IV, with protein sequence MSPRALPSLCVCVLVLASAVVCQEEVSAGTPSPSPPRQETSRWSLVREKMKELVTKTRERWQWLWAFQGFVRTYYDDHLRELGPRTQAWLRNSRDSLLNQAQSLCPRLLCREQDAA encoded by the exons ATGTCACCCAGGGCCCTGCCCTCCCTCTGCGTCTGTGTTCTAGTCCTGGCCAGTGCTGTGG TGTGCCAGGAAGAAGTGTCTGCAGGGACCCCGAGCCCAAGCCCACCAAGGCAGGAGACAAGTCGCTGGAGCCTAGTGCGGGAAAAGATGAAGGAGCTGGTGACCAAGACCAGAGAGAGGTGGCAGTGGCTCTG GGCCTTTCAGGGCTTCGTGCGGACCTACTACGATGACCACCTGAGGGAGCTGGGCCCCCGCACCCAGGCCTGGCTGCGCAACTCCAGGGACAGCCTCCTGAACCAGGCCCAGAGCCTGTGTCCCCGGCTCCTCTGCAGGGAGCAGGACGCGGCTTAA
- the APOC2 gene encoding apolipoprotein C-II, whose product MSTRYLLAVFLVVLVLGFEVQGSQEPEATTPPLLAQVQESLYSYWDSAKEAAKDLYRRTYLPSVDEKLRDMYNHGTTAVSTYAGIVTDQILTMLKGDH is encoded by the exons ATGAGCACCCGATACCTCCTTGCTGTGTTTCTGGTCGTCCTGGTGTTGGGATTCG AGGTGCAGGGGTCCCAGGAGCCTGAGgccaccaccccacccctgctggcCCAGGTGCAGGAATCACTCTACAGTTACTGGGATTCAGCCAAGGAAGCCGCCAAGGACCTGTACAGAAGGACCTACCTACCAAGCGTGGATGAGAAGCTCAG GGACATGTACAACCACGGCACGACGGCTGTGAGCACTTATGCAGGGATTGTGACTGACCAGATCCTCACCATGCTGAAGGGAGACCACTga